A DNA window from Polyangium spumosum contains the following coding sequences:
- the pnp gene encoding polyribonucleotide nucleotidyltransferase, with protein MYVRESVMVGGRALTLETGRLAKQAHGSVLVTYGETMVLVTAVSQEERPGLDFFPLTCEFVEKTYAAGKIPGGFFKREARQRDEEILACRIMDRPLRPLFPEGFKKDTQIIATVLSSDKQNKADVLALTGASAALHISDIPWNGPIVGVRVGRKAGEFVAYPTAAEIEECDIDLVVACSRDAIVMVEGGAAEATESDLIDALMFAHETAQPVLDLIERVRQAVGKPKKSFTAPQLEDAIKARVAELVDNDLKSATRVTDKKARYEGYSALKKKLGEALLAELGAEKYLANEKLIKAEFEERKAHVVRTYVLDEGKRIDGRDTRTIRPIMCEAGLLPRVHGSALFQRGETQAIVTTTLGTSTDEQKIDGLMGESWKRFYLHYNFPPFSTGETKPMRGPGRREIGHGALAERALSRMIPAQEQFPYTIRIVSETLESNGSSSMAAVCGGCLSLMDAGVPIKSAVAGIAMGLIAEDNKYAILSDILGDEDHLGDMDFKVCGTARGVTAIQMDIKIAGLSRAILAQALDQAREGRLHILGKMLEALPAPRPELSQYAPRITTIKVKPDQIRLIIGPGGKTIKGIVDQTGVAIDVEDDGTVNVASSDSEAVKRALDIIKGLTAEPEVGAVYKGTVKRITDFGAFVEILPGTDGLVHISELAHTRVERVEDVVKEGDTVEVKVVSVDREGKIRLSRREVLPLPEGQAGVEAKARMDQAREGGGGPPRRSEPGRDGPRGDRPPRGDRGDRPPRDRGDRPPRERR; from the coding sequence ATGTACGTTCGTGAATCCGTCATGGTCGGCGGCCGAGCCCTCACGCTCGAGACCGGCCGTCTGGCCAAGCAGGCGCATGGCTCCGTCCTCGTGACCTACGGCGAGACCATGGTCCTCGTGACCGCGGTCTCGCAAGAGGAGCGGCCCGGCCTCGACTTCTTCCCCCTGACCTGCGAGTTCGTCGAGAAGACGTACGCCGCGGGCAAGATCCCCGGCGGCTTCTTCAAGCGCGAGGCGCGCCAGCGCGACGAGGAGATCCTCGCCTGCCGCATCATGGACCGCCCGCTCCGCCCGCTCTTCCCCGAGGGCTTCAAGAAGGACACGCAGATCATCGCGACCGTCCTCTCGAGCGACAAGCAGAACAAGGCCGACGTCCTCGCGCTCACGGGCGCGAGCGCGGCGCTGCACATCTCGGACATCCCGTGGAACGGCCCCATCGTCGGCGTGCGCGTCGGGCGCAAGGCGGGCGAGTTCGTGGCGTACCCGACGGCGGCCGAGATCGAGGAGTGCGACATCGACCTCGTCGTCGCCTGCTCGCGCGACGCGATCGTGATGGTCGAGGGCGGCGCCGCCGAGGCGACCGAGAGCGACCTCATCGACGCGCTCATGTTCGCGCACGAGACGGCGCAGCCGGTGCTCGACCTCATCGAGCGCGTGCGGCAGGCCGTGGGCAAGCCGAAGAAGTCGTTCACGGCGCCGCAGCTCGAGGACGCGATCAAGGCGCGTGTCGCCGAGCTCGTCGACAACGACCTGAAGTCGGCGACCCGCGTGACCGACAAGAAGGCGCGCTACGAGGGCTACTCGGCGCTCAAGAAGAAGCTCGGCGAGGCGCTGCTCGCGGAGCTCGGCGCGGAGAAGTACCTCGCGAACGAGAAGCTCATCAAGGCCGAGTTCGAGGAGCGCAAGGCGCACGTCGTGCGGACCTACGTGCTCGACGAGGGCAAGCGCATCGACGGCCGCGACACGCGGACGATCCGGCCGATCATGTGCGAGGCGGGGCTGCTCCCGCGCGTGCACGGCAGCGCGCTCTTCCAGCGCGGCGAGACGCAGGCGATCGTGACGACGACGCTCGGCACCTCGACGGACGAGCAGAAGATCGACGGCCTGATGGGGGAGAGCTGGAAGCGCTTCTACCTCCACTACAACTTCCCGCCCTTCTCGACGGGCGAGACGAAGCCGATGCGCGGCCCCGGCCGGCGCGAGATCGGGCACGGCGCCCTCGCCGAGCGCGCGCTCTCCCGCATGATCCCCGCGCAGGAGCAGTTCCCCTACACGATCCGCATCGTGAGCGAGACGCTCGAGTCGAACGGCTCGTCGTCGATGGCGGCCGTCTGCGGTGGTTGCCTCTCGCTCATGGACGCGGGCGTGCCGATCAAGTCGGCCGTCGCGGGCATCGCGATGGGCCTCATCGCCGAGGACAACAAGTACGCGATCCTGAGCGACATCCTCGGCGACGAGGACCACCTCGGCGACATGGACTTCAAGGTCTGCGGCACGGCGCGTGGCGTGACGGCGATCCAGATGGACATCAAGATCGCCGGCCTGTCGCGGGCGATCCTGGCGCAGGCGCTCGATCAGGCGCGCGAGGGTCGGCTGCACATCCTCGGCAAGATGCTGGAGGCGCTGCCGGCGCCGCGGCCGGAGCTCAGCCAGTACGCGCCGCGTATCACGACGATCAAGGTCAAGCCCGACCAGATCCGCCTGATCATCGGCCCCGGCGGCAAGACCATCAAGGGCATCGTCGATCAGACGGGCGTGGCGATCGACGTGGAGGACGACGGCACGGTGAACGTGGCGTCGTCGGACTCGGAGGCCGTGAAGAGGGCGCTCGACATCATCAAGGGCCTCACGGCGGAGCCCGAGGTCGGCGCGGTCTACAAGGGCACGGTCAAGCGCATCACGGACTTCGGCGCGTTCGTCGAGATCCTCCCCGGCACCGACGGCCTCGTGCACATCTCGGAGCTCGCGCACACGCGCGTCGAGCGTGTCGAGGACGTGGTGAAGGAGGGCGACACGGTCGAGGTGAAGGTCGTGAGCGTCGACCGCGAGGGCAAAATCCGCCTGAGCCGCCGCGAGGTGCTGCCGCTGCCCGAGGGGCAGGCCGGCGTGGAGGCGAAGGCGCGTATGGATCAAGCGCGCGAAGGGGGAGGAGGCCCCCCGCGCCGCAGCGAGCCGGGACGCGACGGCCCCCGCGGCGATCGTCCGCCGCGTGGTGACCGTGGTGATCGTCCCCCGCGTGATCGCGGCGACCGTCCGCCGCGCGAGCGTCGCTAG
- the lysA gene encoding diaminopimelate decarboxylase, translated as MLERDAHGAATMGGLRLEDLLDLGADAPRTPAYVYDVDAIVQAARDLAGGFEGAPHLIAYAVKANTAGPIVRALGAAGCGAEVVSGGELAVALGAGFPADVILFSGVAKTSREIDQAIGVGDRGILALQMESVEEITRVAARARALGRKARVSFRVNPSVEADTHAHVATGHDEAKFGIALADLPAAYEAIDRAGDALELMGIGCHIGSQLTRTDEYLEGARVVLDLAAERRATGKPLAYLDFGGGYGVDYGAGCPVTPADFARAATRLAAERGFGGTRIVVEPGRALVAPYGVLCASVVMAKRSRGEPSRRWLMIDAGMNDLVRPALYGAKHRIEPIDRPPPAAGEAPGYRVVGPVCESSDDFGEHPFAELLPRAVVIRDAGAYGFVMASEYNGRGLPTEIFLAGGRVAAIHESRDAAAWAASRLFG; from the coding sequence ATGCTCGAACGCGACGCGCACGGAGCCGCCACGATGGGTGGTCTCCGCCTCGAGGACCTGCTCGACCTCGGGGCCGACGCCCCGCGCACGCCCGCCTACGTGTACGACGTGGACGCGATCGTGCAGGCCGCCCGGGACCTCGCCGGCGGCTTCGAAGGCGCCCCGCACCTCATCGCCTACGCCGTCAAAGCGAACACGGCGGGCCCCATCGTGCGCGCGCTCGGCGCGGCGGGCTGCGGGGCGGAGGTCGTCTCCGGCGGCGAGCTCGCCGTGGCGCTCGGCGCGGGTTTCCCCGCGGACGTGATCCTGTTCAGCGGCGTCGCCAAGACGAGCCGCGAGATCGATCAGGCGATCGGCGTCGGCGACCGCGGGATCCTCGCCCTGCAGATGGAGAGCGTCGAGGAGATCACGCGCGTCGCGGCCCGCGCGCGGGCGCTCGGCCGCAAGGCGCGCGTGTCCTTCCGCGTGAACCCGAGCGTCGAGGCCGACACGCACGCGCACGTGGCGACGGGGCACGACGAGGCGAAGTTCGGCATCGCGCTCGCCGATCTTCCGGCGGCGTACGAAGCGATCGACAGAGCGGGAGACGCACTCGAGCTCATGGGCATCGGCTGCCACATCGGCTCGCAGCTCACGCGCACGGACGAGTACCTCGAAGGCGCGCGTGTGGTGCTCGACCTCGCGGCCGAGCGCCGCGCGACGGGCAAACCCCTCGCCTACCTCGATTTCGGCGGCGGCTACGGCGTCGACTACGGCGCGGGTTGCCCCGTCACGCCGGCAGATTTCGCGCGCGCGGCCACGCGCCTCGCCGCCGAGCGAGGTTTTGGTGGCACGCGGATCGTCGTCGAGCCGGGCCGCGCGCTCGTCGCGCCCTACGGCGTGCTCTGCGCGAGCGTGGTGATGGCGAAGCGATCCCGCGGCGAACCCTCGCGCCGGTGGCTCATGATCGACGCGGGCATGAACGATCTCGTCCGCCCTGCTCTTTACGGCGCCAAGCACCGCATCGAGCCGATCGACAGGCCTCCGCCCGCGGCCGGCGAGGCGCCGGGTTATCGTGTCGTCGGGCCCGTCTGCGAGAGCTCCGACGACTTCGGCGAGCACCCCTTCGCGGAACTCTTGCCGCGCGCGGTGGTCATCCGCGATGCGGGCGCGTACGGCTTCGTGATGGCGAGCGAGTACAACGGGCGCGGCCTGCCGACGGAGATCTTCCTCGCGGGAGGCCGCGTGGCCGCGATCCACGAATCACGCGACGCCGCGGCCTGGGCCGCGTCCCGCCTCTTCGGCTGA
- the pyk gene encoding pyruvate kinase has product MVVRRAKIVCTIGPASEPQLEQLIRAGMDVARLNFSHGTHDEHARRFQAVRAAAEACDKPVAILQDLCGPKIRAGKFEGGTMDVPTDAHVVLVEVTKEQPFAAPGEMPILYEGLAEDLQPGDIVLVDDGRMVLTVIKVDGRRVHTAATQGGQLRDRVGVSLPARRVRLAALTEKDKADLSFGLSLGIDYVALSFVRTAEDIRLVRDICEAWGRPTPIVAKIETPTAVEHLESIIQATDAVMVARGDLGVEFNPERVPVIQREILGLARVHQKPVIVATEMLQSMVTNSRPTRAEASDVATAVFEGTDAVMLSQETATGAHPPLVARVMSRIIMEAEQSKFFRPLSSEVPGVRSNVPESVARNGCDIARDIGARVIVAFTESGSSALYASKHRPVVPIIAFSPNAATRRRLALLWGVVPWPIDKVTSADEMVDRASMLLLANGFVSPGDKFVAIFGAPIGVRGSTNSIRVKVVE; this is encoded by the coding sequence GTGGTCGTACGTCGCGCGAAGATCGTCTGCACGATAGGCCCTGCGTCCGAGCCCCAGCTCGAGCAGCTCATCCGCGCCGGGATGGATGTGGCGCGGCTGAATTTTTCCCACGGCACGCACGACGAGCACGCGCGCAGGTTCCAGGCCGTGCGCGCCGCCGCCGAGGCCTGCGACAAACCCGTGGCGATCCTGCAGGACCTTTGTGGTCCCAAGATCCGCGCCGGCAAGTTCGAGGGTGGCACGATGGACGTGCCCACGGACGCGCACGTCGTGCTCGTCGAGGTCACGAAGGAGCAGCCGTTCGCCGCCCCGGGCGAGATGCCGATCCTCTACGAGGGCCTCGCCGAGGACCTGCAGCCGGGCGACATCGTGCTCGTCGACGACGGCCGCATGGTCCTCACGGTGATCAAGGTGGACGGCCGGCGCGTGCACACCGCGGCCACGCAGGGCGGGCAGCTCCGCGATCGGGTGGGCGTGAGCTTGCCGGCGCGGCGCGTGCGGCTCGCGGCGCTCACGGAGAAGGACAAGGCCGATCTCTCGTTCGGCCTCTCGCTCGGCATCGACTACGTGGCGCTCTCCTTCGTGCGCACGGCCGAAGACATCCGGCTCGTGCGTGACATCTGCGAGGCGTGGGGCCGGCCGACGCCGATCGTCGCGAAGATCGAGACGCCCACGGCCGTGGAGCACCTCGAGTCGATCATCCAGGCGACGGACGCGGTCATGGTCGCGCGTGGTGATCTCGGCGTGGAGTTCAACCCCGAGCGGGTCCCCGTGATCCAGCGCGAGATCCTCGGCCTCGCGCGCGTGCACCAGAAGCCGGTCATCGTCGCGACGGAGATGCTCCAGTCGATGGTCACGAACTCGCGCCCTACCCGCGCGGAGGCGAGCGACGTGGCGACGGCGGTCTTCGAAGGGACCGACGCGGTGATGCTCTCGCAGGAGACGGCGACGGGCGCGCACCCGCCGCTCGTCGCCCGCGTGATGAGCCGCATCATCATGGAGGCCGAGCAGAGCAAGTTCTTCCGCCCGCTCTCCAGCGAGGTGCCCGGCGTGCGCTCGAACGTGCCCGAGTCCGTGGCGCGCAACGGCTGCGACATCGCGCGCGACATCGGCGCGCGGGTCATCGTGGCCTTCACGGAGAGCGGATCGTCGGCGCTTTATGCCTCGAAACATCGGCCCGTCGTGCCCATCATCGCGTTCTCGCCGAACGCGGCGACGCGCCGCAGGCTCGCGCTCCTCTGGGGCGTCGTTCCCTGGCCGATCGACAAGGTCACGAGCGCGGACGAGATGGTCGATCGGGCGAGCATGCTCCTGCTCGCGAACGGCTTCGTCTCGCCGGGGGACAAGTTCGTCGCGATCTTCGGCGCGCCCATCGGCGTGCGGGGCTCGACGAACTCGATCCGCGTGAAGGTCGTGGAATGA
- a CDS encoding serine/threonine protein kinase, with protein sequence MTEPSALPGLPRLAKYELVEEIGHGGMATVYRARDKRLGREVAIKLIHKHLRENTEVGARFVAEARAAAKLRHPGIVEVFDVSSEEDGERYLVVELCRGTTLRKILLAHRDMPAEIGASIVLVLCEALEHAHASGIVHRDVKPENVLVELPADRANEARSRGDKADETPVPEAPSSSPRPVTSRAGSLGVIIKLTDFGIAKILDAQGVTSTGQVLGSPAHMAPEQIEAGEVDGRTDVFALGVLMYECLVGHLPFEGKNPAQVLRRVLEGDYPPADHERPTVGGRFARIIDGALAHAAADRVAGPGKLGELIRAELEALGITDPRREIEAYFADPAGYVEALTARLVPCLVVRGEAARKAGDRTGAAADFNRAHALAPHDLSILKRVTSLSASAERQKLVRRGAGIVAVAVALGLVAFGVARLRKPAAAIEPDAGPKTEGPKALAQIPQNPAVLPDVSAEPAHPLTAPPTQSSADVPRSIRIKLPIGPSTASASAITAPPTATPEKRKVVFLVSPPGATLVLDGKEEKHFSRTFKLDPGPHAVSARVKDSKCCNTFEGTFVVEPPPESDPEDVQRFRVRLTPQPATVSLGPSPANAQVVCSDIKLTLFPGANQKVQLNEATYDGKCQFTAPGEEPFRRNVSLRAGEHNVVPWAAR encoded by the coding sequence ATGACGGAACCCTCCGCCCTGCCGGGGCTCCCCAGGCTCGCGAAGTACGAGCTCGTCGAGGAGATCGGGCACGGTGGGATGGCGACGGTCTATCGCGCCCGGGACAAACGCCTCGGGCGCGAGGTCGCCATCAAGCTCATCCACAAGCACCTGCGCGAGAACACCGAGGTCGGCGCGCGGTTCGTCGCCGAGGCGCGCGCGGCGGCGAAGCTCCGGCACCCGGGGATCGTCGAGGTCTTCGACGTCTCCAGCGAGGAGGACGGCGAGCGTTACCTCGTCGTCGAGCTCTGCCGCGGCACCACGCTGCGCAAGATCCTCCTCGCCCACCGCGACATGCCCGCCGAGATCGGCGCGTCGATCGTCCTCGTGCTCTGCGAGGCGCTCGAGCACGCGCACGCCTCGGGCATCGTGCACCGCGACGTGAAGCCCGAGAACGTGCTCGTCGAGCTGCCCGCCGATCGCGCGAACGAGGCGCGCTCGCGCGGCGACAAGGCCGACGAGACGCCCGTCCCCGAGGCGCCGAGCTCGTCGCCGCGGCCGGTCACGTCGCGGGCCGGCAGCCTCGGCGTGATCATCAAGCTCACCGACTTCGGCATCGCCAAGATCCTCGACGCGCAGGGCGTGACCTCGACGGGGCAGGTGCTCGGATCCCCCGCGCACATGGCGCCCGAGCAGATCGAAGCGGGCGAGGTCGACGGGCGCACGGACGTCTTCGCGCTCGGCGTGCTCATGTACGAGTGCCTCGTCGGGCACCTGCCGTTCGAAGGGAAAAACCCGGCGCAGGTCCTGCGTCGTGTGCTCGAGGGCGACTATCCGCCGGCGGACCATGAGCGGCCCACGGTCGGCGGTCGCTTCGCGCGGATCATCGACGGCGCGCTCGCGCACGCCGCGGCCGATCGGGTCGCGGGCCCCGGCAAGCTCGGCGAGCTCATCCGCGCCGAGCTCGAGGCCCTCGGCATCACCGATCCGCGACGCGAGATCGAGGCCTACTTCGCGGATCCGGCCGGCTACGTCGAGGCCCTCACGGCGAGGCTCGTGCCTTGCCTCGTCGTTCGCGGCGAGGCCGCGCGCAAGGCCGGTGATCGGACGGGCGCCGCTGCCGACTTCAACCGGGCCCACGCGCTCGCGCCGCACGACCTGTCGATCCTCAAGCGCGTCACGAGCCTCTCGGCGAGCGCGGAGCGGCAGAAGCTCGTGCGCAGGGGGGCCGGCATCGTCGCGGTCGCCGTCGCGCTTGGCCTCGTGGCCTTCGGCGTCGCGCGCTTGCGCAAGCCAGCGGCCGCGATCGAGCCCGACGCGGGTCCGAAGACCGAAGGACCGAAGGCCCTCGCGCAGATCCCCCAGAACCCGGCCGTCCTGCCCGACGTGTCCGCGGAGCCCGCGCATCCGCTCACGGCTCCGCCGACCCAGAGCTCCGCCGATGTGCCGCGTAGCATCCGCATCAAGCTCCCGATCGGCCCGAGCACGGCCTCGGCCTCGGCCATCACGGCGCCTCCGACGGCGACGCCGGAGAAGCGCAAGGTCGTCTTCCTCGTGAGCCCCCCGGGCGCGACGCTCGTCCTCGACGGCAAGGAGGAGAAGCATTTTTCCCGGACGTTCAAGCTCGATCCCGGCCCGCACGCCGTCTCCGCCCGGGTGAAGGATTCGAAGTGTTGCAACACCTTCGAGGGCACCTTCGTGGTCGAGCCGCCGCCCGAGAGCGACCCCGAGGACGTGCAGCGCTTCCGCGTCCGGCTCACGCCGCAGCCCGCCACCGTCTCGCTCGGCCCCTCACCGGCCAACGCGCAGGTGGTGTGCTCGGACATCAAGTTGACGCTTTTTCCAGGTGCCAACCAGAAGGTGCAGCTCAACGAGGCCACCTACGACGGCAAGTGCCAGTTCACGGCGCCGGGCGAGGAGCCGTTCCGGCGCAACGTCAGTCTGCGCGCCGGTGAGCACAACGTCGTACCCTGGGCGGCGCGGTGA
- a CDS encoding class I SAM-dependent methyltransferase, translated as MNGAPQETLPEGDHLQATRAYYDEFAERYEDKRDGRDTSGYHDLVDDLEITFLRRFAEGRDVLEVGCGTGLLLRRIAQFAKTARGVDLSPGMLEKARARGLDVTVGSATDLPFPDASFDVACAFKVLPHVREMERAIAEMVRVVRPGGTVLAELYNPVSLRGLVKRFLPAGAISTRTKEDAVYTRFVSPWNASRLYPAGVRVRASRGVRIVTPAAAVMRVPLVRGALVRAERALCDSPLRHLGGFWIVALEKL; from the coding sequence ATGAACGGCGCGCCTCAAGAAACGCTCCCCGAAGGTGACCACCTCCAAGCGACGCGCGCGTACTACGACGAGTTCGCCGAGCGGTACGAGGACAAGCGCGACGGCCGCGACACCTCCGGCTACCACGACCTCGTCGACGACCTCGAGATCACCTTCCTGCGCCGCTTCGCCGAGGGCCGCGACGTGCTCGAGGTCGGCTGCGGCACGGGGCTCTTGCTCCGGCGCATCGCGCAGTTCGCGAAGACGGCGCGTGGCGTCGACCTCTCGCCCGGCATGCTCGAAAAGGCGCGCGCGCGTGGCCTCGACGTCACCGTCGGCAGCGCGACCGACCTCCCCTTCCCCGACGCGAGCTTCGACGTCGCCTGCGCCTTCAAGGTGCTGCCGCACGTCCGCGAGATGGAGCGCGCGATCGCCGAGATGGTCCGCGTGGTTCGTCCGGGCGGCACCGTCCTCGCCGAGCTCTACAACCCCGTCAGCCTGCGTGGCCTCGTGAAGCGCTTCCTCCCGGCCGGCGCGATCAGCACGCGCACGAAGGAAGACGCCGTCTACACCCGCTTCGTGAGCCCCTGGAACGCGAGCCGCCTCTACCCTGCCGGCGTCCGCGTCCGCGCCTCGCGTGGCGTCCGCATCGTCACGCCCGCGGCCGCCGTGATGCGCGTGCCCCTCGTCCGCGGCGCCCTCGTCCGCGCCGAGCGCGCGCTCTGCGACTCGCCGCTCCGCCACCTCGGCGGCTTCTGGATCGTCGCGCTCGAGAAGCTCTGA